The following are encoded together in the Capsulimonas corticalis genome:
- a CDS encoding zinc-dependent peptidase: MPFTLFQNHRKKLLAEPFPAEWVGFLQRNVWHYHTLSDPERASLHDILRVIVDEKNWEGCKGLVMTPEIQVTIAAQAALLLLGAEHDYFANVEAVLVYPYDYVVTEQKVGPGRVVSEEPSYRLGEAWSQGPVIVSWPEALSGGRIGGDGRNVVLHEFAHKLDFRDGRADGVPKLRGREAHERWSEVMSAEFQHLVNAAHEGVPTLLNQYGATNPAEFFAVATECFFEQPREMRHFHPQLYVVFQDFYGQDPAVRVEAFARARAGYPAT, translated from the coding sequence ATGCCGTTCACACTCTTTCAAAATCATCGCAAGAAGCTGCTCGCGGAGCCGTTTCCCGCCGAATGGGTGGGTTTTCTCCAGCGCAACGTCTGGCATTACCATACGCTGAGCGACCCCGAGCGGGCTTCGCTGCACGATATTCTGCGGGTGATCGTGGACGAAAAGAACTGGGAAGGCTGCAAGGGGCTGGTGATGACGCCCGAGATCCAGGTGACGATCGCGGCCCAGGCGGCGCTCTTGCTGCTGGGGGCGGAGCATGATTACTTTGCGAATGTCGAGGCGGTGCTCGTCTATCCTTACGATTATGTCGTGACCGAGCAGAAGGTCGGGCCGGGGCGAGTGGTGAGCGAGGAGCCGAGCTACCGGCTGGGCGAGGCGTGGAGCCAGGGGCCGGTGATTGTGTCCTGGCCGGAGGCGCTTTCGGGCGGGCGGATCGGCGGCGACGGGCGCAATGTCGTGCTGCATGAGTTCGCCCATAAGCTGGACTTCCGGGACGGCCGCGCGGACGGCGTTCCGAAGCTGCGCGGGCGGGAAGCGCATGAGCGCTGGTCGGAGGTGATGAGCGCGGAGTTCCAGCATCTCGTCAACGCCGCGCATGAGGGCGTTCCCACGCTGCTCAATCAATACGGCGCGACGAACCCCGCCGAGTTTTTCGCCGTCGCGACGGAATGCTTCTTCGAGCAGCCGCGCGAGATGCGTCACTTCCATCCGCAGCTCTACGTAGTCTTTCAGGACTTCTACGGACAGGACCCCGCCGTGCGTGTCGAAGCCTTCGCGCGGGCGCGCGCCGGATATCCCGCTACGTAA
- the msrA gene encoding peptide-methionine (S)-S-oxide reductase MsrA — protein MNEFFRRNALWVILAVGIAGWFVAGSVAKSAPRAIPPTPQNLIQAAPKPPAGQEIATLAAGCFWSNQAMYQKLKGVSKVEPGYAGGHTPNPTYDEVCTDQTGYAESVQITFDPKVISYHDLLTVFFGAHDPTTLNRQGPDEGTQYRSAIFYQTPEQKATALQVKAEYQKSHPSMAPIVTQIGPFTNFYRAESYHYDYYAKHPDQPYCAAVVAPEIARFEERFHSRLK, from the coding sequence ATGAATGAATTTTTTCGCCGCAATGCGCTCTGGGTGATCCTGGCGGTGGGGATCGCCGGATGGTTTGTCGCCGGGTCCGTGGCGAAGTCGGCGCCGCGCGCGATTCCGCCGACGCCGCAAAATCTGATCCAGGCGGCGCCGAAGCCGCCGGCGGGCCAGGAGATCGCCACGCTCGCCGCCGGATGTTTCTGGTCGAACCAGGCGATGTATCAGAAGCTGAAGGGCGTCTCGAAGGTCGAACCTGGCTACGCGGGCGGCCATACGCCCAATCCGACCTACGATGAGGTCTGCACCGATCAGACCGGCTACGCCGAGAGTGTGCAGATCACCTTCGATCCAAAGGTCATCTCGTACCACGATCTGCTCACCGTCTTCTTCGGCGCGCACGATCCGACGACTCTGAATCGCCAGGGACCCGACGAGGGGACGCAGTACCGCTCGGCGATCTTCTATCAGACGCCCGAGCAGAAAGCGACGGCCCTGCAAGTCAAGGCCGAATATCAGAAATCGCATCCCAGCATGGCGCCGATCGTGACGCAGATTGGGCCGTTCACTAACTTCTACCGGGCCGAATCGTATCACTACGACTACTACGCCAAGCATCCGGATCAGCCGTACTGCGCGGCCGTCGTCGCCCCTGAGATTGCGCGCTTCGAAGAGCGCTTCCATTCGCGGCTCAAGTAA
- a CDS encoding Imm1 family immunity protein → MGRQQRQVKEKMDNSRIRVLDITVYDEQGRHWESQEISEPSWEDIENSIRQLDRFRRPFIFLKLPGEDSEDAWLSVVGGDGAYSLNGTLDDNAFWSYYDDTRSTHEIPVWTSDQGFYPEEKHVCYEIEKVLKIARYFVEHGEFDPSVGWSK, encoded by the coding sequence GTGGGACGCCAGCAGCGTCAAGTGAAAGAAAAAATGGATAACTCACGGATCAGGGTGCTGGATATCACTGTTTACGACGAGCAGGGACGTCATTGGGAAAGCCAAGAGATCTCCGAACCGAGCTGGGAGGATATTGAAAACAGTATTCGCCAGCTGGATCGATTTCGCCGTCCGTTCATTTTCCTAAAGCTGCCTGGAGAGGATTCGGAGGATGCATGGCTTTCCGTGGTGGGTGGCGACGGCGCCTATTCGCTCAATGGGACGTTGGATGACAATGCGTTCTGGAGCTATTATGACGACACGCGGAGCACTCACGAGATCCCCGTATGGACGAGCGATCAAGGGTTTTATCCCGAGGAAAAGCATGTCTGCTACGAGATTGAAAAAGTGCTCAAGATCGCACGCTATTTCGTGGAGCATGGCGAGTTCGATCCCAGCGTAGGGTGGAGCAAATAA
- a CDS encoding RNA polymerase sigma factor, whose amino-acid sequence MMSRDADERAKQLEALYAEYGGRIYRFCHRLSGNPSDAEDLTQEVFLAAYRGMEGFQGRASVQTWLFRIAVFRWRAMRRTELPSLGEENWTEASAPDPAIAGTDRISMDGAMASIPSLFREAFLLVKLEGLTCREAAEALGVPQGTVKFRVYRATHLLRGLLRAEGWEPGLTARPAGKETCDEV is encoded by the coding sequence ATGATGTCCAGGGACGCGGACGAACGAGCGAAACAATTGGAGGCGCTGTATGCGGAGTACGGAGGCCGGATCTATCGATTTTGCCATCGACTGAGCGGGAATCCGTCCGACGCCGAGGATCTGACGCAAGAGGTGTTTCTGGCGGCGTATCGCGGCATGGAGGGTTTTCAGGGCCGGGCGTCCGTGCAGACCTGGCTCTTTCGCATCGCGGTCTTCCGATGGCGGGCGATGCGCCGGACGGAATTGCCGTCTCTTGGGGAAGAAAACTGGACCGAGGCGAGCGCGCCGGATCCGGCGATCGCGGGGACCGATCGAATCTCGATGGACGGCGCGATGGCCTCCATCCCTTCGCTCTTCCGCGAGGCGTTTCTGCTGGTGAAGCTGGAAGGATTGACCTGCCGCGAAGCGGCCGAGGCGCTGGGCGTTCCGCAAGGGACCGTGAAGTTTCGTGTCTACCGCGCGACCCACTTGCTGCGGGGGCTGCTGCGCGCGGAGGGGTGGGAGCCGGGCCTGACGGCGCGCCCTGCGGGAAAGGAGACATGCGATGAAGTGTGA
- a CDS encoding phytoene desaturase family protein yields the protein MMDVAVIGGGVAGMAAAARLQAMGFSTTVFEAHGKPGGCAGYFRRDGFSFDVGATTLVDFGSEGLGGELLARIGLAPFDGDVLPGYVAWLPDRTVTLHRDSRLWAHERLRALGDTDVHRRFWAFLDRLVCVFWAASRNGARLPLRNVHDVVTAVRSTGLRNVPMARHLGRTMGDALRAYGLREDRALVGLLSMLIEDTVHSTIDNAPLINAALGVTIRGAGLTRARGGMGGFWTRFLKRYGSLGGEFRGGCCVERIQRRGDAFLIETRTETYEARRIVCAVPAALAARLGPCEVTRALAPYLERDAGAHGGAVALYLGVPEAQLANQEFTHHQLLHDYSGKLGNGNNMFISVSAPGDMESAPMGCQAVMISTHCDLEEWSGLCPEDYQRRKTETGETLLSLARRVYPNLGEQARIMEIGTPRTFARFTRRPQGSVGGFRLSRANANQNAIPHDLGASGYRLVGDTTWPGLGTVACLLGAKIVADDIAAQLHSKRRPTNATTAQEELHGDAHSSLAPDTTA from the coding sequence ATGATGGACGTAGCAGTGATCGGCGGCGGCGTCGCCGGCATGGCGGCCGCCGCACGGCTCCAGGCGATGGGCTTCTCGACGACCGTCTTCGAAGCGCATGGCAAGCCGGGAGGGTGCGCGGGCTATTTCCGCCGCGATGGATTTTCGTTCGATGTGGGCGCGACGACGCTCGTGGATTTCGGCAGCGAGGGGCTGGGAGGCGAACTGCTTGCGCGAATTGGGCTTGCGCCGTTCGATGGGGATGTGCTGCCTGGGTATGTGGCGTGGCTGCCGGACCGGACCGTGACGCTGCATCGCGATTCCCGCCTGTGGGCTCATGAGCGGCTGCGTGCTTTAGGCGACACGGACGTGCATCGCCGCTTTTGGGCATTTTTAGACCGCCTGGTCTGCGTCTTCTGGGCGGCGAGCCGCAATGGTGCGCGGCTGCCGCTGCGTAATGTCCACGATGTCGTGACGGCGGTCCGAAGCACCGGGCTTCGCAACGTCCCCATGGCGCGCCATCTTGGCCGGACGATGGGCGATGCGCTGCGCGCTTACGGGCTGCGGGAGGATCGAGCGCTTGTCGGTCTTCTCTCCATGTTGATTGAGGATACCGTCCACAGTACGATCGACAACGCACCACTGATCAACGCCGCGCTCGGCGTGACGATACGCGGCGCGGGCTTGACGCGCGCCCGAGGCGGAATGGGCGGCTTCTGGACGCGCTTTTTGAAGCGCTACGGCAGCCTTGGCGGCGAATTTCGGGGTGGCTGCTGCGTGGAGCGAATTCAGCGTCGGGGAGACGCTTTTCTGATCGAGACGCGGACCGAGACCTACGAAGCGCGCCGAATCGTCTGCGCCGTTCCCGCCGCGCTCGCGGCGCGGCTGGGACCGTGTGAAGTCACACGCGCCCTGGCGCCCTATCTCGAACGTGACGCCGGGGCGCACGGAGGCGCGGTCGCTCTGTATTTGGGGGTTCCGGAGGCGCAGCTCGCAAACCAGGAATTCACGCACCATCAATTGCTGCACGACTATTCTGGTAAACTCGGCAACGGAAACAATATGTTTATTTCCGTATCGGCTCCGGGGGATATGGAAAGCGCGCCGATGGGATGTCAGGCCGTCATGATTTCGACGCACTGCGATCTGGAGGAGTGGAGCGGCCTTTGCCCGGAGGATTATCAGCGGCGCAAGACGGAAACTGGCGAGACGCTGCTCTCGCTCGCCCGCAGGGTCTATCCCAATCTGGGTGAGCAGGCGCGAATAATGGAAATTGGAACGCCTCGGACATTCGCGCGCTTCACGCGCCGCCCTCAAGGCTCCGTCGGCGGGTTTCGTCTGTCGCGCGCCAACGCCAATCAAAACGCGATTCCCCACGATCTTGGCGCGTCCGGCTATCGGCTTGTGGGAGACACGACATGGCCGGGATTGGGAACGGTTGCTTGTCTGCTGGGCGCGAAGATCGTGGCGGACGACATCGCGGCGCAGCTGCATTCGAAACGCCGCCCGACCAATGCTACGACCGCTCAGGAGGAACTCCATGGAGACGCACACTCTTCCCTCGCCCCCGATACCACGGCTTGA
- a CDS encoding bifunctional diguanylate cyclase/phosphodiesterase, protein MGRAGDRIDWSRRLRLAGLVFAAYFVATRVGIALQWVTLPSGVSGPSVLWPASAVLLSALLLTKSANWPLCVLAALLAQALSPTHFAVPHRIILFATDAAQALLIATVLQRIGFRRNFNSVRGVSTFFIVAVICVPLSRAATIPISRAMATPGHAWSSAADAIMFWGLLSLTNVLSLALFVPLLVLWLGPERTWRGDINPKRIREGILLAACLIAVCVIVFEGRTAGSGNLPAMLYEPLPFLILAAVRFGPVGATTALMMVSLCSVWGAARGLGPFVTQSPAENVVSLQAFLAAIAAPILLLATLVRERRHAVSALRRSEEHFRTIITNAPVVVFAMDAKGVFTFSDGRGLKALGLRPGEAVGRSVFEIYGDSPNVTEPIERALRNEAQHWEAELRGSTFDTHITPMHGDAGEITGIIGVAIDITDRRQSEERIRWQAYHDNLTDLPNRTLFMDRLEQSLAAAERRQEKLGVLFLDLDRFKQINDSLGHQTGDAVLKQVAQRLSTCLRGEDTLARMGGDEFTFLLRGLAHSEDASVIASRAIGVLAESFQVDGHEFFVGASLGISVYPEDGRDVSILVRNADTAMFRAKKEGRSGFQFYAESMNESASERLRMEHDLRLAPERGELILYYQPQISLTTGEITGAEALVRWRHPQHGLIPPDRFIPLAEETGLIVSIGDWVLGEACRQAAIWSDAKRPVRIAVNVSARQFAQETLTRRVQETLAAHGLDASLLGLELTEGMLMHNRAQSVQTMHGMKALGVELSVDDFGMGYSSLAYLRDFPLDVLKIDRSFVLRVAEDRTDRALVETLIGLGRALELTVVAEGVETESQSQCLKDLGCEIVQGYLFSRPLPPDQFEARLLSGERVT, encoded by the coding sequence ATGGGACGCGCCGGTGATCGAATAGATTGGTCTCGCCGTCTGCGCTTAGCAGGTCTGGTCTTTGCGGCCTACTTCGTCGCGACACGTGTGGGCATTGCGCTGCAATGGGTGACGCTGCCGTCCGGGGTCTCGGGGCCGTCGGTGCTGTGGCCTGCGAGCGCCGTCCTGCTGTCCGCCCTGCTGCTGACAAAATCCGCAAACTGGCCCCTCTGCGTTCTCGCCGCGCTGCTCGCGCAAGCCCTCTCCCCCACGCACTTCGCCGTGCCGCATCGAATTATCTTATTCGCAACAGACGCCGCCCAGGCGCTATTGATCGCGACCGTCTTGCAGCGGATCGGCTTTCGGCGAAATTTCAACAGCGTGCGCGGCGTCTCCACATTCTTCATCGTGGCGGTGATCTGTGTCCCGCTGTCGCGCGCGGCGACCATTCCGATCTCGCGGGCCATGGCGACGCCGGGGCACGCATGGTCGAGCGCGGCGGACGCCATCATGTTTTGGGGGCTGCTCTCGCTGACGAACGTGCTGAGCCTGGCGCTGTTTGTGCCGCTGCTGGTGCTCTGGCTGGGGCCGGAGCGGACCTGGCGCGGCGATATCAATCCGAAACGCATTCGGGAGGGCATTCTACTCGCGGCGTGCCTCATCGCCGTATGCGTGATCGTCTTTGAAGGCCGGACCGCCGGATCGGGAAACCTGCCGGCCATGCTCTATGAGCCGCTGCCGTTTCTGATTCTGGCGGCGGTGCGCTTTGGTCCGGTGGGGGCGACGACGGCGCTGATGATGGTTTCGCTCTGCTCGGTGTGGGGCGCGGCGCGCGGGCTGGGGCCGTTCGTGACGCAGTCTCCCGCGGAGAATGTCGTCTCGCTCCAGGCGTTTCTCGCCGCGATTGCGGCGCCGATCCTGCTGCTCGCCACCCTCGTTCGGGAGCGCAGGCACGCGGTGTCGGCCCTGCGGCGCTCCGAGGAGCATTTCCGGACGATTATCACCAACGCTCCGGTCGTTGTCTTCGCCATGGACGCCAAAGGCGTCTTCACGTTTTCGGACGGGCGCGGACTGAAGGCGCTCGGGCTTCGTCCCGGCGAGGCCGTCGGCCGCTCGGTGTTCGAAATCTACGGCGACTCTCCCAATGTCACGGAGCCGATCGAGCGAGCCCTGCGCAACGAAGCGCAGCACTGGGAAGCTGAGCTGAGAGGGTCCACATTCGACACGCATATTACGCCGATGCACGGGGACGCGGGGGAGATCACCGGCATTATCGGCGTCGCGATCGATATCACGGACCGGCGCCAGTCCGAGGAGCGGATCCGCTGGCAGGCGTATCATGACAATCTGACCGACTTGCCCAACCGAACGCTGTTCATGGACCGGCTGGAGCAGAGCCTTGCCGCCGCCGAGCGCCGTCAGGAAAAGCTCGGCGTCTTATTTCTGGACCTGGATCGGTTCAAGCAGATCAACGACAGCCTTGGACATCAGACCGGCGACGCCGTGCTCAAGCAGGTGGCGCAGCGGCTCTCGACCTGTCTGCGCGGCGAGGACACCCTGGCGCGCATGGGAGGCGACGAATTCACCTTTCTCCTGCGCGGCCTGGCGCACTCCGAGGACGCCTCCGTGATCGCATCGCGCGCCATCGGCGTTCTGGCCGAGTCGTTCCAGGTCGACGGGCATGAGTTTTTCGTCGGCGCCTCCCTGGGCATCAGCGTCTATCCCGAGGATGGGCGCGATGTCTCCATCCTCGTGCGCAACGCCGACACCGCCATGTTCCGCGCGAAAAAAGAGGGCCGGTCCGGGTTCCAGTTCTACGCCGAAAGCATGAACGAGAGCGCATCGGAACGCCTGCGGATGGAGCACGACCTGCGTCTTGCCCCCGAGCGAGGCGAGCTGATCCTGTACTACCAGCCGCAGATTTCCCTGACAACCGGAGAGATCACGGGCGCGGAGGCCCTCGTGCGCTGGCGTCACCCACAGCACGGCCTGATTCCTCCGGACCGCTTTATCCCGCTCGCGGAGGAAACGGGCCTGATCGTATCGATCGGCGATTGGGTTCTGGGGGAAGCGTGCCGCCAGGCGGCGATCTGGAGCGACGCGAAACGTCCGGTGCGAATCGCCGTCAACGTCTCCGCCCGCCAATTCGCTCAGGAAACGCTGACACGGCGCGTACAGGAAACCCTCGCCGCGCATGGGCTGGACGCATCGCTGCTGGGACTGGAGCTGACGGAGGGGATGCTGATGCACAACCGGGCGCAGTCCGTGCAGACCATGCACGGCATGAAAGCGCTGGGAGTGGAGCTGTCGGTGGACGACTTCGGGATGGGGTACTCATCGCTGGCGTACCTGCGTGACTTCCCACTGGATGTGCTGAAAATCGACCGATCATTCGTCTTGCGCGTCGCCGAAGACCGGACGGACCGCGCGTTGGTGGAGACGCTGATCGGCCTGGGGCGAGCATTGGAGCTGACCGTCGTGGCGGAGGGCGTCGAAACAGAATCGCAAAGCCAGTGCCTCAAGGATTTGGGCTGCGAGATCGTGCAGGGCTACCTGTTCAGCCGCCCGCTGCCGCCAGACCAATTCGAAGCGCGGCTCCTCTCCGGCGAGCGCGTTACGTAG
- a CDS encoding fatty acid desaturase, with translation METHTLPSPPIPRLEDLGLDLLTTSARQRAVALARPLIGVLVYAIAVQFGLWYVTPLIVFWIFVAVVTVTHDVVHGGIGLSARQTDLWLFLLGAVLLESGHAYRLTHHQHHRVFPGPDDPEGDPARLTFWGSVLQGPFFLPKLWLWSLRRTRDRQAQRRWLIAEAGVHIAVIAASLLLWKTAPALLAYVVMVVCGSWVYPLLTVHLPHRDYGETPLTQTRTLRGRIIPAIFLELTYHLEHHLYPQVPSHHLARLVQRLDPFFREAGVEVWRVP, from the coding sequence ATGGAGACGCACACTCTTCCCTCGCCCCCGATACCACGGCTTGAAGATTTGGGTCTGGACCTTCTGACAACGTCAGCGCGCCAGCGCGCCGTGGCGCTCGCGCGTCCTTTAATCGGCGTGCTTGTGTACGCCATCGCCGTTCAGTTTGGCTTGTGGTATGTGACACCGCTGATCGTCTTCTGGATCTTTGTCGCCGTCGTCACCGTGACGCACGATGTTGTGCACGGCGGCATCGGGCTGAGTGCGCGCCAGACGGATCTCTGGCTGTTCCTGCTCGGCGCCGTGCTGCTGGAAAGCGGCCACGCCTATCGCCTCACGCACCACCAGCACCACCGGGTCTTTCCCGGTCCTGACGATCCCGAAGGCGATCCGGCTCGTCTGACATTCTGGGGATCCGTCCTGCAAGGGCCGTTCTTCCTGCCCAAACTCTGGCTATGGTCTCTGCGCCGTACACGGGATCGTCAAGCCCAGCGCCGGTGGCTGATCGCGGAAGCTGGCGTGCATATCGCCGTCATCGCCGCGAGCCTTCTGCTATGGAAGACCGCACCTGCGCTGCTCGCTTATGTAGTGATGGTCGTTTGCGGCAGCTGGGTCTATCCCCTGCTCACCGTACACTTGCCGCATCGCGATTACGGCGAAACGCCGCTGACCCAAACCCGGACACTGCGCGGCCGGATCATACCCGCGATCTTCCTGGAGCTGACCTACCATCTGGAGCATCATCTTTATCCACAAGTCCCCAGCCACCATCTTGCCCGGCTCGTGCAGCGCCTGGATCCCTTCTTTCGTGAAGCGGGCGTGGAGGTCTGGCGCGTGCCGTAG
- a CDS encoding TetR/AcrR family transcriptional regulator, with amino-acid sequence MEIKENSSARGRPRAFDADRALDLALQVFWRKGYEGASLSDLTQAMGINRPSLYAAFGNKEELFRKALDRYNQGPASYACDALNEPTARGAVEKLLAGVVNLLTSPENPCGCLLVQGALVSGDDADPIRRKLIAERASGEARLRERLERGVAEGDLPADVDCADLARFLCAVIQGMDVHVTTGTSREELWRIAQMAMRAWPEAEPVAAPAG; translated from the coding sequence ATGGAAATTAAAGAAAATTCTTCGGCCCGGGGGCGTCCCCGCGCTTTCGACGCCGATCGCGCGCTCGATCTCGCCCTTCAAGTCTTCTGGCGCAAGGGGTATGAGGGAGCGTCGCTGTCGGATCTGACTCAGGCCATGGGCATCAACCGGCCCAGTCTGTACGCGGCGTTCGGGAATAAAGAAGAGCTGTTTCGCAAGGCGCTGGACCGTTACAACCAGGGGCCGGCGTCCTATGCCTGCGATGCGCTGAATGAGCCGACGGCGCGGGGGGCGGTGGAGAAGCTGCTGGCGGGCGTCGTGAACCTGCTGACCTCGCCCGAAAATCCGTGCGGATGCCTGCTGGTGCAGGGGGCGCTCGTTTCCGGTGACGACGCGGACCCGATCCGGCGCAAGCTGATCGCCGAGCGCGCGTCGGGCGAGGCCCGGCTGCGCGAGCGTCTGGAGCGGGGCGTGGCGGAGGGCGATCTGCCGGCGGATGTCGACTGCGCCGATCTTGCCCGCTTCCTCTGCGCCGTCATTCAGGGGATGGATGTGCATGTGACCACGGGAACGAGCCGCGAGGAGCTATGGCGTATCGCGCAGATGGCGATGCGCGCATGGCCGGAGGCCGAGCCTGTCGCCGCTCCCGCAGGGTAG
- a CDS encoding glucose 1-dehydrogenase, with translation MSTKLEGKIALITGGSSGIGLATAQRFVAEGAYVFITGRRQAELDAAVQTIGKNVTAVQADASNLDDIDRLYSVIEKEKGKLDILFANAGVGSLVPLGSITEEHFDKTFNTNVKGLLFTVQKALPLLPDGAAIVLNASIVSSKGLPAFSVYAATKAAVRSFARSWANDLRERKIRVNVVSPGVVPTPAYNNLGLTAEQLQGFVDGQAANIPLGRVGAPDEIAKTVVFLASDDSSFVNGVELFVDGGMIQI, from the coding sequence ATGTCCACGAAGCTTGAAGGTAAGATCGCGCTCATCACCGGCGGAAGCAGCGGCATCGGCCTCGCCACCGCGCAGCGCTTTGTCGCGGAGGGCGCGTATGTGTTCATCACTGGACGCCGCCAGGCCGAGCTGGACGCCGCCGTGCAGACAATCGGTAAGAATGTGACCGCCGTGCAGGCGGACGCTTCCAATCTGGACGATATCGATCGGTTATATTCGGTGATCGAGAAAGAAAAGGGCAAGCTCGATATCCTCTTCGCCAACGCCGGCGTCGGCTCGCTCGTCCCGCTGGGATCGATCACCGAGGAGCACTTTGACAAGACGTTCAACACCAACGTGAAGGGCCTGCTCTTTACGGTGCAGAAGGCGCTGCCGCTGCTGCCGGACGGCGCGGCCATCGTTCTGAACGCCTCGATCGTCTCCAGCAAGGGCCTGCCCGCGTTCAGCGTCTACGCCGCGACCAAGGCGGCCGTGCGCTCGTTCGCGCGCAGCTGGGCCAACGATCTGCGCGAGCGCAAAATCCGCGTCAACGTCGTCAGCCCCGGCGTCGTGCCCACACCGGCCTACAACAATCTCGGCCTGACCGCCGAGCAGCTTCAGGGATTTGTCGACGGGCAAGCCGCCAACATCCCGCTGGGCCGGGTCGGCGCTCCGGACGAAATCGCCAAAACAGTCGTCTTCCTGGCGTCCGACGACAGCAGCTTCGTCAACGGCGTCGAACTGTTCGTCGACGGCGGCATGATCCAGATCTAA
- a CDS encoding potassium channel family protein: MLQGKRFVICGISRLAVRVARALAVLNAEVVVLRRPGDSEAFVRLLPPDTRVLESHADEDIRRLLDAGAAEATCLLALGDDDLDNLRAAVAAHTAAPDLPVVLRTFDPGLADQLEQGLNIRRAYSMSALAAPAFIAAACGDEVLETLRLGDSEVPVCRLAVRAGSPLLGCTPAQVKSRFGCGVLGRAAADASDWRPVLGTGVDAPLAEGESVLVGGPLSHVLRVICRNAGWLRDGKHKRRRAARPAARVPHLRRRTLLPVVAASLSAVLLLSIAVFSHALHLRPVDAIYFVITTATTTGYGDISLKDGPDWLKLFGCVVMLSGGALLGILFSYLAALATAERLDETMGRRAGRMSGHVVLAGLGNLGYRVARLLTEQGMEVVVLEMAANARFAEAVRSLAPVLTGDARLPENLERASVREAAAFLGCTNDDLANIQACLHVRRVNPDATIIARVFDDALAERLTEAFAIDQALSASQCAVGAFVGAATDERALRPLHVGSLELIACRYTVANPLAASDVHEWRARGVRILAFRAHGGTIQPPSDLGDALQTGDEIILCGPADAVQAIMANG; this comes from the coding sequence ATGCTTCAGGGCAAACGGTTTGTCATCTGCGGGATTAGTCGATTGGCGGTGCGGGTGGCGCGGGCGCTCGCGGTGTTGAACGCCGAGGTGGTGGTGCTGCGGCGTCCGGGCGATTCGGAGGCGTTTGTGCGCCTGCTGCCGCCGGACACGCGGGTGCTGGAGTCGCACGCCGATGAGGATATCCGCCGGCTCCTGGACGCGGGCGCGGCGGAGGCGACGTGTCTGCTGGCGCTGGGCGATGACGATCTGGACAATCTGCGCGCGGCGGTGGCGGCGCACACCGCCGCGCCGGATCTTCCGGTGGTGCTGCGTACCTTCGACCCGGGGCTCGCGGATCAACTGGAGCAGGGGCTGAATATCCGGCGCGCGTACAGTATGTCCGCGCTGGCGGCGCCCGCGTTTATCGCCGCCGCCTGCGGGGACGAGGTTTTGGAAACCCTGCGGCTGGGCGACAGCGAGGTCCCGGTCTGCCGTCTGGCCGTGCGCGCCGGCTCGCCGCTGCTGGGATGCACGCCCGCGCAGGTCAAATCTCGCTTCGGCTGCGGCGTGCTGGGCCGGGCGGCGGCGGACGCAAGCGATTGGCGGCCGGTGCTGGGAACGGGCGTGGACGCGCCGCTGGCCGAAGGCGAATCCGTGCTGGTCGGCGGCCCCCTCTCCCACGTGCTGCGTGTGATCTGCCGCAACGCCGGCTGGCTGCGCGACGGCAAACACAAACGCCGGCGCGCCGCGCGCCCGGCCGCGCGTGTCCCGCATCTTCGGCGTCGCACGCTGCTGCCCGTGGTCGCCGCTTCGCTCAGCGCGGTGCTGCTCCTCTCCATCGCGGTCTTCTCACACGCGCTGCATCTGCGTCCGGTCGACGCCATTTACTTCGTGATCACCACGGCGACCACCACGGGGTACGGCGATATCAGCCTCAAAGACGGGCCGGACTGGCTGAAGCTCTTCGGCTGTGTCGTGATGCTGAGCGGCGGCGCCCTGCTCGGCATCCTCTTTTCCTATCTGGCGGCGCTCGCCACGGCGGAGCGACTGGACGAGACGATGGGCCGGCGCGCCGGCCGGATGAGCGGGCACGTGGTGCTGGCGGGTCTGGGAAATCTCGGCTACCGCGTGGCGCGGCTGCTGACGGAGCAGGGCATGGAGGTAGTCGTGCTGGAGATGGCGGCGAACGCCCGGTTCGCGGAAGCCGTCCGGTCCCTGGCGCCGGTGCTGACCGGCGACGCCCGCCTGCCGGAAAACCTGGAGCGCGCCTCCGTGCGCGAGGCCGCCGCCTTTCTTGGCTGCACCAATGACGACCTCGCCAATATCCAGGCGTGTCTGCACGTGCGCCGCGTCAACCCCGACGCCACGATCATCGCCCGCGTGTTCGACGACGCCCTCGCCGAGCGGCTCACCGAAGCCTTCGCGATCGATCAGGCGCTCAGCGCCTCGCAGTGCGCGGTCGGCGCGTTTGTCGGCGCCGCCACCGACGAGCGCGCTCTGCGCCCCCTGCACGTCGGCTCGCTCGAACTCATCGCCTGCCGCTACACCGTCGCCAATCCGCTCGCCGCCTCCGACGTCCACGAATGGCGCGCGCGCGGCGTCCGCATCCTCGCCTTTCGCGCCCACGGAGGAACGATCCAGCCACCCTCCGACCTCGGTGACGCCCTCCAGACCGGCGACGAAATCATCCTCTGCGGCCCCGCCGACGCCGTGCAGGCAATTATGGCGAATGGATAG